A region from the Melanotaenia boesemani isolate fMelBoe1 chromosome 11, fMelBoe1.pri, whole genome shotgun sequence genome encodes:
- the LOC121649000 gene encoding histone H4 has protein sequence MSGRGKGGKGLGKGGAKRHRKVLRDNIQGITKPAIRRLARRGGVKRISGLIYEETRGVLKVFLENVIRDAVTYTEHAKRKTVTAMDVVYALKRQGRTLYGFGG, from the coding sequence ATGAGCGgcagaggaaaaggaggaaaaggaCTCGGTAAAGGAGGCGCTAAGCGCCACCGTAAAGTCCTCCGGGACAACATCCAGGGAATTACTAAGCCCGCCATCCGCCGTCTGGCTCGCCGCGGGGGAGTGAAGCGGATCTCTGGTCTGATCTACGAGGAGACCCGCGGTGTGCTCAAGGTTTTCCTGGAGAACGTCATCCGTGACGCCGTCACCTACACCGAGCACGCCAAGAGGAAGACCGTGACCGCCATGGACGTGGTCTACGCCCTGAAAAGACAGGGCCGCACCCTGTACGGCTTCGGAGGTTAA